The DNA sequence ACGTACGACATAAAGCCGGTGCAGGGGACGACGTACGTCATATCGTGCGGGGGAGACTGCCTGGAGGCCAACGTCGTGAACCCGTACGAGGCGTACGCCCGGGTCGTAACGCCGCCGGCGGACGTCCGCTTCGCGCTGGCGGAGCTGGGTGACGACGGCAAGGCCGTGATCTTCGACGACGTGCCCTTCGCCGGGAGATATTTCGTCGAGGTCGAGCCGCTCAACGACCTGAAGGATACCCCGGTCTTACTACGCATCTACGAGCTGACGAGGTAGCGACGTGCGCGAGCTGTTCAGGATGTGGGGGAATACGCGGATGGTCGTGCTGGCCGCGGCCACCGCGGCCCTCTACGCCGCGCTGCTCATCCCGTTCAAGCCGCTGGTCCTCATCCCGGGCCTGACCGAGATGCGGCCCGCCGCGGCCATCCCCCTCGTCGCGGGGCTGCTCTTCGGCCCCGCCGGCGCCGTCGGCGCGGGGCTGGGCAACCTGCTGGGCGACTTCTTCGGGACCCTCGGCTGGGGCAGCATCTTCGGCCTGGGCGGCAACTTCCTGCTGGCGTATATCCCGTACCGCCTCATCAGGGCTACCGAACGCGAATACCTCGCGTCGTGGCGGGGGTTGATATTAATCGAGGCGACGGTGGTCCTGGCCGCGGCAGCCTGCGGCCTCTTCATCGGCTGGGGCGGCGACCTCCTCGGGATTGCGCCCTTCGCCGCGCTGGGCAACGTCATCGTCGCCAACGACATCATTTATCCGGCGATACTCGGGCCGCTGCTGCTGAAGGCGCTCGACAAGCGCGTGCGGGCGCTCGGCCTGCTC is a window from the bacterium genome containing:
- a CDS encoding QueT transporter family protein, whose protein sequence is MRELFRMWGNTRMVVLAAATAALYAALLIPFKPLVLIPGLTEMRPAAAIPLVAGLLFGPAGAVGAGLGNLLGDFFGTLGWGSIFGLGGNFLLAYIPYRLIRATEREYLASWRGLILIEATVVLAAAACGLFIGWGGDLLGIAPFAALGNVIVANDIIYPAILGPLLLKALDKRVRALGLLYPDVLDVRPRRPRTFALGLILVVVACVGGMVAGNFISLGVEGQGLFASGFGPDFQPGTVGAG